Sequence from the Thermomonas sp. HDW16 genome:
ACCGGGCCATCGGCCGCAGCGCGATACAAGGTGTCGGTGGCACCGGGCGAAATCGCGAAGCGCGCACCGGCCTGCGTGACCGCATCGAGGTCGCGTGCATTCAACACGGTGCCGGCGCCGACGCAGGCATTCGGCAGTTCGCGTGCGATCAACGCGATCGCATCGACGGCGCAGGCGGTGCGCAAGGTGATTTCGAGCACCGGCAGGCCGTTGTCGGCCAGTGCGCGCGCCAGCGGCAGGGCATCGTCGAGTCGTTCGATGGTGAGCACGGGGATGACCGGTGCAAGCGCGAACACGGCATCGACTTGGGCGGAATGGCGGGCGGTATCGAGCATGGCGTGGCTCACAGTTCCTTCGAGCGCAAGGCAGTGGCGGCACCAAGCAGCCCCGGTTGCGGATGGGTGATGACGTGGATCGGCACGGCTTCCAGCAGTGTCGCCATCCGGCCTTTTGCAAGGAAGCGTTCGCGGAAGGCGCTGCTGCGCAGGAACGGAATGAAGCGCGGCACGATGCCGCCGGCGATCACCACGGTGCGCGCGCCGTGGATCAGCGCGCAGTCGCCGGCCACGCTGCCGAGTACCGCGCAGAAGCGCGCCAGCGTTTGTCGCGCGGCGATGTCGTGGCCTTCCAGCGCCGCTGCCACGATCTCCGCCGGATCGCGCAGGGACTGGCGTTGCAGGCTGCTTTCTCC
This genomic interval carries:
- a CDS encoding bifunctional 4-hydroxy-2-oxoglutarate aldolase/2-dehydro-3-deoxy-phosphogluconate aldolase, translating into MLDTARHSAQVDAVFALAPVIPVLTIERLDDALPLARALADNGLPVLEITLRTACAVDAIALIARELPNACVGAGTVLNARDLDAVTQAGARFAISPGATDTLYRAAADGPVPLIPGIATASELMRGLEHGWQRFKFFPAESSGGMPALRGFAGPFAQVRFCPTGGIDAAKAPGYLALPNVACVGGSWMVPADALKTGDWQRIGGLASEAAALKR